TTTTTTCACTTTTTCAGAACTACACACAAGCCGGTCTACGTATGCCTTGTTAGTGGATAGCACCAAAACGTGGCTGCCGCACAAACAAGTCTCCATAGCAACAATTCCATATATAAATCCAGGGGAGCATCGGCTGCCTCCATCAAAATAGGTCAAAGCGCGTGACGGAACGGGAAATTCATAACACGTTTATCGGGGTAAGCATCATTCCTGATAACGAAGAAGATAGATTGCAGAAACTGAAGGAGTACGACATACTGGACACGCCCGAGGAGGGAGCCTTCAACCATATAGCGGCCATGGCCACGCACATGTTCAATGTGCCGATTGCGCTCGTTTCGCTGGTGGATGCGGACAGGGTGTGGTTTAAGGCGAATGTGGGCATGGAAGGCGTGGCGAGTGCGCGCCGGGGCGAGAGCCTGTGCTCGCTGGCGGTGCTGAACGAGGGACTCACCATCTTCCCCAATGCCGCCACCGAACCCTGCCTGCTGGCCAACCCGCTGGTTTCCGGCAACTTTGGCCTCCGGTTTTACGCGGGTGCCCCGCTCACAACGGCAGACGGCCTGAACATCGGCACCTTCTGCCTGGTGGATAAACAACCCCGCGAGTTTGTGGAAAGCGACCAGAGAATGCTGAAGCACCTGGCGTCGATGGTGATGGAGGAGATAGAGAAGCGCTACCTGCGGCGCAAGGCAGAAGTTCCGGAGGTATAGAGTAACCGCGGCTACAAAAGCATGGGGCAACGCGCAGGCATATAGGGCTTGCGGGTTATTTTTATACCTTTGCCACCTATGCGTTACTTTCTGGAGATAGCCTACGACGGCACGCGCTTCCACGGGTGGCAGGTGCAGCCCAACGCCCTGTCGGTGCAGGAGGTGCTGGACGACTGCCTGAGCAAGGTGCTGCGCCAGCCCGTCAGTTCCACCGGCAGCGGCCGCACCGACACCGGCGTACACGCCAGCCAGCAGTTTGCGCACTTCGATGTGGCGCAGCCGCTCGACGCGCAGCAGGTGGTATACCGCCTCAACCGCATCCTGCCAACCGACATCGCCGCCATCAGCCTATATGAAGTCCCGGACGATGCCCATGCCCGCTTCGATGCCCACGCCCGCACCTATCACTATCATATCACTTTCGCCAAGAATCCCTTCCGGCGCTACCACGCCTACTACCACAGCCGCCCGTTGGATATAAAGCAGATGAACATGGCTGCCGCGCTCCTGCTGCAGCATGAAGACTTCACCACCTTCAGCAAAGTGAAAGGCGACACCACGCACTACCGCTGCCATATATATGAAGCTATATGGCGGAAGCAGGGGGAGGAGTTGGTCTTCACCATCAGGGCCAACCGTTTTCTGCGCGGCATGGTGCGGCTCCTCGTCGGCACGCTCGTGGACGTGGGGCGCGGCAAACTGACGGTGCAGCAGTTCGGGCAAATCATCACCAGCCAGGACCGACGCAAGTCCAGCGGGGCAGCCCCCGCAGAAGGCCTTTCCCTGGCCAAAGTGGAGTACCCGGAGGGCCTGCTGGCATAAAGGACGCAGGAGTAGGACCTGGGGCTTTAAGCCTCATAAAAGTGAGTAGGTGGAGACGGTAGCCTACTTCAGCACATACTTGCTCAGCACCCGGTACGCCTCGTTGATGTTGTCGCCTTTGCGGAAGTCCTGCTTGATGGTGGGCGTGGTCTCTCCGGTCAGCCATATCTTCAGTTCCGCGTCAAAGTCCATCATGCCGGCGCTCTCTTTCGAGAACGTTTTGATGCTGCCGTAGGGAATGCTCTGGTAGTCGATTTTGGAGCCGGTGAGGCCCTGCTTGTTCACCAGAATCAGACGCTTGTTGGTGAACACCAGCATGTCCCGGATCAGGCGGTACGCCCGTTCGATGCGCTCCTCGTCGATTAGGATCGGCTCGAATTCTTTCGCCAGTTTTTCGATAGACACCTCCGAGGCGTGTCCCATCATGCCGCTTAATAATCCCATGGTTTTATATATGTTGGTTGTGAATACTTATGTACGTGTGGGGGCGGATAGGTTGGTGGTGGTTGTCTGAATCAGGATTTTCAGGATGTATATATTGAGAAATCTACTGGCACAAAGCAACTGCATATGCTCCTCCTGACCTCGCGGTGTCTTTCAGACCCGCGAGCGTCTGATGCCGCAAGCGCTTGCGGCGTAGCGACCAGGACACTCACAGGTCTGGAAGACGCTGTGAGGCCTTATGTTTTCCCCTCATCCTGTGCATCCTAAAAATCCTGAAAATCCTGATTCAGACAAAGAAATAAAGCCGTTACTTTGTGCCGTAGCCGGAAAATCACAGAGGGCTGCAACACATTTCCGGGTTAGCTGTTAAAGAGGCTATACCCCAGGCAAACACGTAGATGGAAGTATCCACCATGAAGATAACAAAGCTTGACTACGCCGCGACCGGCGCCTTCTCCCAAACCATAGCCGATTACCTTTGTCGCGACGAGCGGCTGCGGCCCTTCTACAACCGCTTCCCGACCGTAGAGGCGTTTGAGGCGCAGCTGAAAGAGAAAAGCTTCAGCGACACGCAGCGGCAGACGCTGCACCGGGCGCTGCAGGAGCAGTACAGATCCATCGCCGACATCAACCCAAAAGTGCAGCAGAACATCGACCTGCTGCGGCAACCGAACACCTACACCATCACCACCGGCCACCAACTCAACATCTTCACCGGCCCGCTGTACTTTATATATAAAATCATCACCGCCATCAACACCTGCACCCAACTGCAGGAGAAATACCCGGACTATAACTTCGTGCCGGTGTACTGGATGGCCACCGAAGACCATGACTTCGCCGAGATCAACCACTTCAGCCTGTTCGGGAAAAAGTATGTGTGGGAGACGGAGCAGGCGGGCGCCGTGGGCCGCTTCACGACGGAGGGTTTGGAGAAGGTGCTGGACGAGTTGCCGGAGGCTTACCCCATTTTTGAAGACGCTTACCGCCACAGCAAAAACTTGGCAGACGCCACCCGTGCCATCACGCATGCCCTGTTCGGGGAATATGGCCTGGTGAGCGTGGACGGCGACCACGCGGAGCTGAAGAAGGCGCTGACACCGGTGGTGGAGAAAGAACTGACCGAGCAACTGTCGAACAGGCTGGTGGAGGAGGTGAACGCGCAGTTGGAGCAGCTGAGCTACAAGCAGCAGGTGTACTCCCGCGAAATCAACCTGTTTTACCTGCAGGACGGGCTGCGGGAGCGGATGGTGCAGGAGGACGGCCTATATAAAGTGCTGAACACCGACATCCGCTTTAGCCGCGAGGAGGTACTGCAGGAGGCGCAGGAGCACCCGGAGCGTTTCAGCCCGAATGTGATTCTGCGGCCGCTGTACGAAGAGCTGATTTTGCCGAACCTGGCCTATATAGGCGGCGGGGCAGAGGTGGCCTACTGGTTCCAGTTAAAGAAATTGTTTGAGGCCTACGAGGTGGCTTTCCCGGTGCTGATGCTCCGCAACTCCGGGCTATATATAAACCGGGGCAACGCCAGCCGCATGCATAAATTAGGCCTGAAGCCAGAGGACATGTTCATGGACTACCCCGAACTGAAAAAGCACCTGTCGGACCAACTGCACGAAGACGAAATAAACCTGGAGGCACAGCGCGAAGCCGTGGCCGCCGCCTTCGCCGGGGTAGAGAAGCTGGCGGGCGAGGTGGACCCGACGCTGGTGAAAGCCGTGGGCGCCGAGGCGCAGAAAGCTTATAACTCGCTGCAGATGCTGGAGAAGAAGATAGCCAAAGCCCGCGACAGCAAACATGAGCAGACCTTTAAGCAACTGGAGAACCTGAAGGAAAAGCTGTTCCCGGGCGGCAGCCTGCAGGAGCGGCACGACAACCTGCTCACCTACCAAACCAACAACCCTGATTTCATCCCTGCCCTCGTAGAGGCCTTCGACCCGCTGGAGTTCAAATTCACGGTACTGGAGGAGGCGTGATGCAGAAGGCGGAGCTACGCAAACGGATGCTGCAGCAACGGCGGGCCCTGCCGCCGGAGGAGGTGCAGCAGCGCAGCCAGCGCATCGCCGATACGTTTTTCCGCTACTTCCCGCTGCAGGCGGGCCAAACGGTGCATATATTCCTGCCCATCCTCAGAAACAACGAAGTCAACACCTGGCCCATCATCGAGCGGCTGCGGCGGGAGCACCCCGAGGTGCGTGTGGCTGTGCCGGTAACAGACGCTGCCCAAAACATGCTGACGCACCACCACCTGACAGACGAGGCCGTGCTGGTGGAAAATACCTGGGGAATACCCGAGCCGCAGCAGGCGCAGGTTATATATGCCGACGCTGTGGATATGGTGCTGATCCCTTTGTTAGCCTTCGATAAAACAGGTCACCGCGTAGGCTACGGCAAAGGCTTTTATGACCGCTTCCTCGCCGACTGCCGCCCGGATGTGCTGAAGATAGGTTTGTCGCTGGAGCCGCCTGTGGAACATATAGCCGATGCAGATGCCTTTGACGTGCCGCTGGACGCGGTGGTGATGCCGGAGGGGGTGTGGCCTGCAAAGCAGTAGCTACTTCTCCTCCCGGACCTCTTCAAATCCTTCCTGTATCGTTTCAGAGGCTTCCTCTAAGGTGTCTTCATCGGCCTCCGGCTCTTCCTGCTCGTACTTGTTTTCTGGGGCGAAGCTCAGCTTGATGTACATCGGGAAGTGGTCTGAGCCGATGTCGGGCAGCCGTTCGATCTGCAACAGCTTGAAATGATCGGAGTGGAAGATGTGGTCGAGGGGCCAGCGCAGCAGCGGGTAATTCGCGTTAAAGGTGCTGTAAAGCCCTCTGCCCACGCGCGGGTCCAACAGGCTACTCACTTCCTGGAAAAGCTCCGTGGTGCGCGACCAGGCCACGTCGTTGAAATCACCGGCCACCACCACCGGATACTTTGAGTCCGCTATGTCCCGGGCCACCAGCACAATCTCGGCATCACGTTTCTTGGAGTTAGGCGCTTCGGTGGGCACCGGGGGCTTGGGATGTACTGCGTGCAGTTCTACCCATATGCCGCTCCGCAGCTTTACATAGGTTTTGATAGACGGGATGTCCTCCTCCAGCAGGTAGTCGACCCTTTTCTGGCGCAAAGGCAGCTGGCTGTACAGGTGCATGCCGTACGTGTTGTGGAGCGGTATCTCTACCCGGTAAGGGTACTTCCTTGTAACTGGTTTGAGGGCTTTCTGCCATGCCGCGTCAGACTCCAGCAGCAGCAAAATATCCGGGGTCTTTTGCCGGACGAGCGCCATTAGCTTGCTATGGTCCTCGTTGCTCATGAGCACGTTTGATACCAGGATGCTCAACTCGTCTGCTTGTGTGCTGTCCTGCTGCTGTGCCTGTCTCACCTGCTCAGGGGCCATCAGGGTATAGGAATAAATTTTGACAGCCTGGTATATGATAGCAACGCCCAGACCGGCAAGGAGCAGCTTGTCGCGCTTGCGGCGCCTGCTGCCCAGCCAAAGGTAAAGCAGCAGGCAGAGCAAAGCTAAAGCGGCAAGTTGCAGGCGAGGGTAATCAAATACACGCACATACCATTCCTCAATGTCAAGCAGGGGCAGCGCAGTAGCAAGTATAGAGAAGGTCCCTAAGGCTTGTACAACAACGATGGCTGCTCTCTTCATATATATGGACGGGAGTATGTGCTTCAGCTTCAGTGGAGGTAAATATTGGTGAAGGTAGCATTTTCTGCCGTAATGTACGCACATGGATGGGTGCGGAGTAGCAGGTCCAGCGCAATGCGTGGCATACGCGTGATTGGCTTGCAATCAAAAAGCAGATGGGTTTATGATTGGGTATGCTAAGAAAAAAAGGCAGCCACCATATATAGCAGCTGCCTTTTCCATATATAAAAATCTGAGATTATACCTTTGCGGGCTTCACCAGTTCCAGCTTGTTCAGCTCTTCGGTTATAAAACTGATCTCGTCCGGGCTCAGTTTCACGTTAAGTGCCTTGGCGTTTTGTGTGGCCTGATCTGCGTTGCGGGCACCGACCAGCGCGATGGTGATACCCGGCTGCTCCACCGTCCAGCGGATAACGAGCTGGGACAGTGAGGCACCCTTTTCGTCGGCCAGTGGCTTTATCTTTTGCAGGAACGCGTTGGTGCGCTTCAGGTTCTCGTCCTGGAAGAAGTAGAGGTTGGCACGGTGGTCGCCTTCGCCGAACCGGTGGCCGGGCTTCATCTTGCCCGTCAGCAGGCCGCGCTCCAGCGGGCTGTAAGCCAGTATAGACTTGCCTTTTTCCAGGCAGTAAGGCACTACTTCGGCCTCAATGTCGCGCTTCACCATGCTGTAGGGCACCTGGTTCGATACCAAGTTCACGTACTTCTCCGCCTCCTGCATCTGCGCCACGTTGTAGTTGCAGACACCGGCGTGGCGCACCTTGCCTTCCTTTATCAGCTGGGCCACCGTCTCCATCGTCTCCCCGATAGGCGTAGTCACATCGGGCCAGTGGATCTGGTACAGGTCGATATAGTCGGTTCGGAGGCGGCGCAGGCTGTCCTCGCACTCTTTGATGATGCTCTCGCGCCCGGCATACCGGTGTATGTCAATGTCGCGGCCACTGTTGTCTTTGCTTTTAAAAGCGAGCTCGCCCTTTTTCAGGTCCCAGCGCATGCCGTACTTGGTCAGGATCTGCACCTTGTCGCGGGGCAGGTCCTTGATGGCTTCGCCCACGATTTCCTCGCTGATGCCCTGGCCATATATGGGGGCCGTGTCGATGGAGGTGACGCCGAGGTCGTAAGAGGCCCTGATGGCCTGAACGGCGTCTTTTCTTTCTGTGCCGCCCCACATCCAGCCGCCGGCTGCCCAGGCGCCGAACGTAACGACGGATACGCGGAGGTCGGAGTCTGCAATCTTTCTGTATTCCATGTCTGCTTTGTGTGATAGGTTCTCTATAGGCTCCACTTCGGAAGAGCGGGATAAGGCTAACAACGCCAGCGCGGGCAATAGGTTTAGCGGCGGCGGTGCGGATAATGGGTAAAAGGCTGTGCTGCAGTGGCTTAAGTTGGTGCTGAATTTGGTGAGGGTATATATGGGCCGGCAGGGGAAGGCAAAAAATAAGCCCCTCCCAGTTTTGCCGGGAGAGGCTTGCACAGCAGTAGCGGCGCTGGTTATTTGGCTTTGTTATAGACGATTTTAAACTTGTTCAGGTCGGCCACGGGGCCAAACTGGGTTTGCTCGATGGTTTTGCCCCGCAGGTAAATTCTGCGCAGGTGTACCTCGGCCGGCGACAGGTTTTTGGTGAAGTCAGAAGAAACCACCTTCGTGTAAAATTCCTTCGCCTCCTTCGACTCGCCCCTGCCAAAAGCATGCTTCGACTCATTCTTGTTCACAGGCAGGCCCGGAATGATCTGGTAGGAAGTAAAGACTACCTCATACCGGGGCTGGCACGCTTTGACAACTTTTTTAAGCAGCGTCTTCATATAGGATTAATTAAGTTATAGATGCTCTGTCTCTTCAAAAGAACATGCTTATTTTGAAGTTTGCTAATATTTTTGTTCCTAAATATGGCTGCTGTGCAATATTCTTTTCTACATATAAAGTTTTATGGGTTACGTTATATATGGGTAATTTCTGAGGCCGTATGAGGAGGGTTGCTGCAGGCAAAACTCAATTTATGAAGGGAGATGTTAATTTTCGTCTTCCTCTCTGTCTCTTGCTTTTCCTGCCTCATT
This window of the Pontibacter russatus genome carries:
- a CDS encoding GAF domain-containing protein: MTEREIHNTFIGVSIIPDNEEDRLQKLKEYDILDTPEEGAFNHIAAMATHMFNVPIALVSLVDADRVWFKANVGMEGVASARRGESLCSLAVLNEGLTIFPNAATEPCLLANPLVSGNFGLRFYAGAPLTTADGLNIGTFCLVDKQPREFVESDQRMLKHLASMVMEEIEKRYLRRKAEVPEV
- the truA gene encoding tRNA pseudouridine(38-40) synthase TruA; its protein translation is MRYFLEIAYDGTRFHGWQVQPNALSVQEVLDDCLSKVLRQPVSSTGSGRTDTGVHASQQFAHFDVAQPLDAQQVVYRLNRILPTDIAAISLYEVPDDAHARFDAHARTYHYHITFAKNPFRRYHAYYHSRPLDIKQMNMAAALLLQHEDFTTFSKVKGDTTHYRCHIYEAIWRKQGEELVFTIRANRFLRGMVRLLVGTLVDVGRGKLTVQQFGQIITSQDRRKSSGAAPAEGLSLAKVEYPEGLLA
- a CDS encoding PH domain-containing protein produces the protein MGLLSGMMGHASEVSIEKLAKEFEPILIDEERIERAYRLIRDMLVFTNKRLILVNKQGLTGSKIDYQSIPYGSIKTFSKESAGMMDFDAELKIWLTGETTPTIKQDFRKGDNINEAYRVLSKYVLK
- the bshC gene encoding bacillithiol biosynthesis cysteine-adding enzyme BshC, whose product is MKITKLDYAATGAFSQTIADYLCRDERLRPFYNRFPTVEAFEAQLKEKSFSDTQRQTLHRALQEQYRSIADINPKVQQNIDLLRQPNTYTITTGHQLNIFTGPLYFIYKIITAINTCTQLQEKYPDYNFVPVYWMATEDHDFAEINHFSLFGKKYVWETEQAGAVGRFTTEGLEKVLDELPEAYPIFEDAYRHSKNLADATRAITHALFGEYGLVSVDGDHAELKKALTPVVEKELTEQLSNRLVEEVNAQLEQLSYKQQVYSREINLFYLQDGLRERMVQEDGLYKVLNTDIRFSREEVLQEAQEHPERFSPNVILRPLYEELILPNLAYIGGGAEVAYWFQLKKLFEAYEVAFPVLMLRNSGLYINRGNASRMHKLGLKPEDMFMDYPELKKHLSDQLHEDEINLEAQREAVAAAFAGVEKLAGEVDPTLVKAVGAEAQKAYNSLQMLEKKIAKARDSKHEQTFKQLENLKEKLFPGGSLQERHDNLLTYQTNNPDFIPALVEAFDPLEFKFTVLEEA
- a CDS encoding 5-formyltetrahydrofolate cyclo-ligase; translated protein: MQKAELRKRMLQQRRALPPEEVQQRSQRIADTFFRYFPLQAGQTVHIFLPILRNNEVNTWPIIERLRREHPEVRVAVPVTDAAQNMLTHHHLTDEAVLVENTWGIPEPQQAQVIYADAVDMVLIPLLAFDKTGHRVGYGKGFYDRFLADCRPDVLKIGLSLEPPVEHIADADAFDVPLDAVVMPEGVWPAKQ
- a CDS encoding endonuclease/exonuclease/phosphatase family protein; protein product: MKRAAIVVVQALGTFSILATALPLLDIEEWYVRVFDYPRLQLAALALLCLLLYLWLGSRRRKRDKLLLAGLGVAIIYQAVKIYSYTLMAPEQVRQAQQQDSTQADELSILVSNVLMSNEDHSKLMALVRQKTPDILLLLESDAAWQKALKPVTRKYPYRVEIPLHNTYGMHLYSQLPLRQKRVDYLLEEDIPSIKTYVKLRSGIWVELHAVHPKPPVPTEAPNSKKRDAEIVLVARDIADSKYPVVVAGDFNDVAWSRTTELFQEVSSLLDPRVGRGLYSTFNANYPLLRWPLDHIFHSDHFKLLQIERLPDIGSDHFPMYIKLSFAPENKYEQEEPEADEDTLEEASETIQEGFEEVREEK
- a CDS encoding aldo/keto reductase, with protein sequence MEYRKIADSDLRVSVVTFGAWAAGGWMWGGTERKDAVQAIRASYDLGVTSIDTAPIYGQGISEEIVGEAIKDLPRDKVQILTKYGMRWDLKKGELAFKSKDNSGRDIDIHRYAGRESIIKECEDSLRRLRTDYIDLYQIHWPDVTTPIGETMETVAQLIKEGKVRHAGVCNYNVAQMQEAEKYVNLVSNQVPYSMVKRDIEAEVVPYCLEKGKSILAYSPLERGLLTGKMKPGHRFGEGDHRANLYFFQDENLKRTNAFLQKIKPLADEKGASLSQLVIRWTVEQPGITIALVGARNADQATQNAKALNVKLSPDEISFITEELNKLELVKPAKV